In Amyelois transitella isolate CPQ chromosome 27, ilAmyTran1.1, whole genome shotgun sequence, a single genomic region encodes these proteins:
- the LOC106142157 gene encoding actin-related protein 2 — MDDQGRKVIVCDNGTGFVKCGYAGSNFPAFIFPSMVGRPIIRAENKIGDIDVKDLMVGDEASQLRSMLEVSYPMENGVVRNWEDMCHVWDYTFGPSKMNVDPKETKILLTEPPMNPTKNREKMIEVMFEKYGFDSAYIAIQAVLTLYAQGLISGVVVDSGDGVTHICPVYEEFALPHLTRRLDIAGRDITRYLIKLLLLRGYAFNHSADFETVRMMKEKLCYIGYNIEQEQKLAWETTVLVEPYVLPDGRVIKVGGERFEAPEALFQPHLINVEGQGIAELVFNTIQAADIDMRNELYKHIVLSGGSTMYPGLPSRLEREIKQLYLERVLRNDCDKLAKFKIRIEDPPRRKDMVFIGGAVLAEVCKNRDNFWLSRAEYQEQGLSCLRKLGPRAS, encoded by the exons ATGGACGATCAAGGAAGAAAAGTGATCGTTTGCGATAACGGCACTGGT TTCGTGAAATGTGGCTATGCGGGGAGCAATTTCCCTGCTTTCATATTCCCGTCAATGGTAGGCAGGCCAATCATTCGGGCGGAGAATAAAATTGGTGATATTGATGTCAAG GATTTGATGGTAGGGGATGAGGCTTCCCAACTAAGATCTATGCTGGAAGTCAGCTATCCCATGGAGAATGGA GTGGTACGAAATTGGGAAGATATGTGCCACGTTTGGGACTATACTTTTGGTCCCAGCAAGATGAATGTGGACCCAAAAGAGACCAAAATCCTGTTAACCGAGCCACCGATGAACCCCACCAAAAACAGGGAGAAAATGATTGAG GTTATGTTTGAAAAGTACGGGTTCGACAGTGCCTACATTGCCATTCAAGCTGTGTTGACTCTCTACGCCCAAGGACTGATATCTGGAGTTGTCGTTGATtcag GCGACGGTGTGACCCATATATGTCCAGTATATGAAGAATTTGCTTTGCCGCACCTAACGAGGAGATTAGATATTGCGGGTCGGGATATCACTAGATATCTCATCAAG TTGCTCCTTCTGCGCGGTTACGCTTTCAATCACTCGGCCGATTTTGAGACAGTTCGAATGATGAAAGAGAAACTATGTTATATCGGTTATAATATAGAACAAGAGCAGAAGCTTGCGTGGGAGACCACGGTGCTTGTTGAACCTTATGTG CTCCCAGATGGCCGAGTGATCAAAGTGGGCGGCGAGAGATTCGAAGCGCCCGAGGCTCTGTTCCAGCCGCACCTCATAAACGTGGAGGGCCAGGGCATAGCTGAGCTAGTCTTCAACACTATACAG GCGGCCGACATAGACATGCGCAATGAACTATACAAGCATATCGTGCTTTCCGGGGGCTCCACTATGTACCCGGGGCTCCCTTCGCGGCTGGAGCGGGAAATCAAACAGTTGTACCTGGAACGAGTGCTGAGAAACGATTGTGATAAATTAGCG AAATTCAAGATACGCATAGAGGATCCGCCGCGCCGCAAGGACATGGTGTTCATCGGCGGCGCCGTGCTGGCGGAGGTCTGCAAGAACCGGGACAACTTCTGGCTCTCCAGGGCCGAGTACCAGGAGCAG GGTCTTTCCTGCCTAAGAAAGTTAGGTCCCAGGGCTAGTTAA